In Helianthus annuus cultivar XRQ/B chromosome 8, HanXRQr2.0-SUNRISE, whole genome shotgun sequence, a single genomic region encodes these proteins:
- the LOC110873885 gene encoding laccase-4, protein MAETWLRLVVVALAVVASSVEGRIRHYKFNVVMKNTTRLCESKPIVTVNGRFPGPTIVAREDDTLLIKVVNHVKYNVSIHWHGVRQIRTGWADGPAYITQCPIQPKGTYVYNFTLTGQRGTLWWHAHILWLRATVHGAIVILPKRGVPYPYPKPHKEVVVVLGEWWKSDTEAVINQAQKLGQAPNVSDAHTINGHPGPISNCVENGGFKVPVDQGKTYMLRIVNAALNEELFFRIAGHKLTVVEVDATYVKPFTTDTVLIAPGQTTNVLVNATQRAGKYLVAASTFMDAPIAVDNVTATASLHYSGTLSSSATKLVAPPPQNATPVANSFINSLRSLNSAKYPANVPLTVDHSLFLTIGLGINPCSTCVNGSMVAASINNVTFVMPKTALLQAHYFNISGIYTDDFPSKPLMPYNYTGTQPKNLATTNGTKLYRLPYNATVQVVLQDTAMLTPESHPLHLHGFNFFVVGRGIGNYNPVTDPKKFNLVDPVERNTVGVPAGGWTAIRFRADNPGVWFMHCHLEVHTTWGLKMAFVVDNGKGPKESILPPPSDLPKC, encoded by the exons ATGGCGGAGACATGGTTGCGGTTGGTGGTAGTGGCTTTGGCCGTCGTCGCTTCCTCAGTGGAGGGCCGAATCCGTCACTACAAATTTAAT gTGGTAATGAAAAACACGACAAGATTATGTGAAAGTAAGCCTATCGTGACGGTTAATGGCCGGTTCCCTGGCCCGACCATAGTCGCTAGGGAGGATGACACACTATTGATCAAGGTGGTTAATCATGTCAAGTATAATGTCAGCATCCATTG GCATGGTGTGCGACAGATAAGGACGGGTTGGGCTGATGGGCCGGCGTACATAACACAATGCCCGATTCAGCCCAAGGGGACGTATGTTTATAACTTTACGCTAACAGGGCAACGAGGAACACTTTGGTGGCACGCCCACATTTTATGGTTAAGGGCCACGGTCCATGGTGCGATTGTCATATTGCCTAAGCGCGGTGTCCCTTACCCCTACCCTAAGCCTCATAAAGAAGTTGTGGTTGTCTTGG GAGAATGGTGGAAATCAGACACTGAAGCAGTGATCAACCAGGCACAAAAACTAGGCCAAGCCCCTAATGTTTCAGATGCTCACACCATCAATGGCCATCCTGGGCCCATCTCTAATTGTGTGGAGAATG GTGGCTTCAAAGTACCGGTGGATCAAGGAAAGACATACATGCTAAGAATCGTCAATGCTGCACTAAATGAAGAGCTCTTTTTTAGGATCGCCGGGCATAAGCTCACGGTGGTTGAGGTAGATGCAACGTATGTTAAACCCTTTACCACAGATACCGTTCTAATAGCACCTGGACAAACCACAAATGTACTTGTGAACGCTACTCAAAGAGCCGGCAAGTATCTAGTTGCTGCATCAACATTTATGGATGCACCAATCGCGGTTGATAATGTTACCGCCACCGCATCTCTACATTACTCCGGTACCCTTTCTTCTTCCGCTACTAAACTTGTTGCTCCACCACCTCAAAACGCAACTCCAGTGGCTAATAGTTTCATAAACTCGTTAAGAAGCTTGAATTCTGCAAAATATCCTGCCAATGTTCCATTGACTGTCGATCATTCCTTGTTTTTGACAATTGGTCTTGGGATCAACCCATGTTCAACTTGTGTTAACGGTAGCATGGTTGCGGCCAGTATCAACAATGTGACATTTGTTATGCCGAAAACCGCGCTTTTACAGGCACATTATTTTAATATAAGCGGCATATACACCGATGACTTCCCTAGCAAACCGTTGATGCCGTATAATTACACGGGTACACAACCAAAGAATCTTGCAACGACAAACGGTACAAAATTGTATAGACTTCCTTATAACGCCACGGTACAAGTTGTTTTACAAGATACAGCGATGTTAACCCCGGAGAGTCATCCACTTCATTTGCATGGGTTTAACTTTTTTGTGGTTGGAAGAGGGATAGGTAACTATAACCCTGTTACCGATCCTAAGAAATTTAATCTAGTCGACCCTGTTGAAAGAAACACCGTTGGTGTCCCTGCTGGTGGTTGGACTGCTATCAGATTTAGAGCCGACAATCCTG GTGTGTGGTTCATGCATTGTCATTTGGAAGTACATACAACATGGGGACTAAAAATGGCGTTTGTTGTGGACAACGGTAAAGGCCCAAAAGAGTCAATTCTTCCACCTCCTAGTGACCTCCCAAAGTGTTAG
- the LOC110873886 gene encoding uncharacterized protein LOC110873886: MPFSWKTKKKTRRNRFSQLVADHLQSPKRGGSLVVETGFPTSLIDLYVRNRGRFRKKQRDDDSPSPSSPSSHTSSLMVDSSNVCSSLSLYPLVDSNIISSAGLDHRGTDEIIEEDVVVGGSMVVSETEITSCTKTEVEMAKLNPVSVVMLMVLFIMVLVLGTKRFTIGITMSAFLLLLLELVGKLLLRRWSKLSFHEIENIKSSKENRSRGVCSQVLEIEEEVESKQEVRSEKELDEARSEVLMEIKHKSSRRAAMKSKMKKLVPKKLRKSSMGTKDEISYRVFEEETVKSAQDHKTLVFSSECSDSKGETLRILKQNQDKIVEIEGRSLSPALSSEIDCNGKELGRELHQNSGFLVLCLIVLVGLIGGRALAVALALSWCLIVKKLQWRNVKFPIS, translated from the coding sequence ATGCCGTTTAGTTGGAAGACCAAGAAGAAGACGAGACGTAATCGATTCTCGCAATTGGTGGCTGATCATCTTCAGTCACCGAAACGCGGTGGTTCTCTGGTGGTGGAAACCGGTTTTCCGACTTCTTTGATTGATCTTTACGTTAGGAATCGCGGTAGATTTCGGAAGAAACAGAGGGATGATGATTCACCATCACCGTCGTCACCATCATCACATACCTCAAGTTTGATGGTAGATTCAAGTAATGTGTGTTCATCCTTGTCGTTATATCCGTTGGTAGATTCGAATATTATTTCGTCTGCTGGTTTGGATCATAGGGGAACTGATGAAATTATCGAAGAGGATGTAGTTGTTGGAGGTAGTATGGTTGTGAGCGAAACTGAAATTACAAGTTGTACTAAAACTGAAGTAGAAATGGCAAAACTGAATCCTGTGTCGGTGGTTATGTTGATGGTTTTGTTTATCATGGTGTTGGTGTTAGGAACGAAGAGGTTTACTATTGGGATTACAATGTCTGCTTTCCTGTTGCTGTTACTCGAATTGGTGGGGAAATTGTTGTTGCGGAGATGGAGTAAATTGAGTTTTCATGAAATCGAGAATATCAAAAGTTCAAAAGAGAATAGAAGCCGTGGTGTTTGTAGTCAAGTGTTGGAGATTGAAGAGGAAGTAGAATCAAAGCAGGAGGTTAGATCGGAAAAAGAATTAGATGAAGCAAGAAGTGAAGTTTTGATGGAGATTAAGCACAAGAGTTCTCGAAGAGCTGCGATGAAATCTAAGATGAAGAAACTTGTACCCAAGAAGCTTCGTAAGTCTTCCATGGGTACAAAAGACGAAATATCTTATCGGGTTTTTGAAGAAGAAACAGTGAAATCTGCACAGGATCATAAGACGTTAGTTTTTTCTAGCGAATGCTCAGATTCAAAAGGCGAGACCTTGCGTATCTTGAAGCAAAATCAGGACAAGATTGTAGAGATAGAAGGGAGATCTTTATCACCAGCTTTGTCAAGTGAAATTGACTGCAATGGTAAGGAATTAGGAAGGGAATTACATCAGAATTCCGGGTTTTTGGTTCTGTGCTTAATTGTTCTGGTTGGACTGATTGGAGGACGCGCTTTGGCAGTCGCACTTGCATTATCTTGGTGCTTGATTGTGAAGAAGTTGCAATGGAGAAATGTAAAGTTTCCCATCTCCTAA